In Chryseobacterium turcicum, a single window of DNA contains:
- a CDS encoding type I restriction endonuclease — translation MDLKIKLEQLHQKVVGLKELISTEEATKNAFVMPFIQILGYDIFNPTEVVPEHVCDIGTKKGEKVDYVIKNNDEPIFIIECKHWKENVDAHNSQLHRYYHVSKTRFGVLTNGIVYNFYTDLEKPNIMDEKPFFTINIEDLKDSSIKILESFTKKDYNLESILDSAEALKYIKAIRKEFEKEIENPSDELVKLLVNRFFEKPLTANRMISFKEYAKKALTTSINESISFRLKSALSINEQIEKQDDDIKTSPSIDENNDSKIVTTEEELEGFQIVKAILREKIPSVRIAYRDTLSYFGILLDDNNRKPLCRLHFNTANKYLETFHNGKDAGEKVLLNNLDEIYNYREQLHQTLENYS, via the coding sequence ATGGATCTTAAAATTAAATTAGAACAACTACACCAAAAAGTGGTCGGCCTAAAAGAGCTAATCAGCACAGAAGAAGCTACAAAAAACGCTTTTGTAATGCCTTTTATACAGATTTTGGGGTATGATATTTTCAATCCTACAGAAGTTGTTCCCGAGCATGTTTGTGATATTGGTACCAAAAAAGGTGAAAAAGTAGATTACGTTATCAAAAACAACGATGAACCTATATTTATTATTGAATGCAAACATTGGAAGGAAAATGTTGATGCACACAATTCTCAACTTCACAGATATTATCATGTTTCAAAAACAAGATTCGGCGTTCTCACCAACGGAATTGTCTACAACTTTTATACAGATCTTGAAAAGCCTAATATTATGGATGAAAAGCCGTTTTTCACCATCAATATTGAAGACTTAAAAGACAGTTCGATTAAAATTCTGGAAAGCTTTACCAAGAAAGATTACAACCTCGAAAGTATTCTGGATTCTGCAGAAGCATTAAAATACATCAAGGCCATCAGAAAAGAATTTGAAAAAGAAATAGAAAATCCGTCTGATGAATTAGTGAAACTATTAGTTAACCGATTTTTTGAAAAACCTTTAACTGCAAACCGAATGATTTCGTTTAAAGAATATGCAAAAAAAGCATTAACAACTTCTATTAACGAATCTATTAGTTTCAGACTAAAATCTGCACTGAGCATTAATGAGCAAATTGAAAAGCAGGATGATGATATAAAAACATCACCATCAATCGATGAAAATAATGATTCTAAAATTGTAACTACCGAAGAAGAACTGGAAGGATTTCAGATTGTAAAAGCTATTTTGAGAGAAAAAATTCCTTCTGTAAGAATTGCTTACAGAGATACCTTGTCCTATTTCGGGATTTTACTGGATGACAATAATCGAAAACCTCTTTGCAGATTGCATTTTAATACCGCAAATAAATATCTGGAAACATTCCATAACGGAAAAGATGCCGGAGAAAAAGTGTTGCTAAATAACCTGGATGAAATATATAATTACAGGGAGCAGCTACATCAGACATTAGAAAATTATTCATAA
- a CDS encoding YegP family protein, translated as MGKFTISKRKNDEYQFNLKAENGEIILTSEGYTIKANCHKGIESVKINSQDDSRYDRRVAVNDKSYFVLKARNGEIIGKSQYYSSKSSMEIGISSVKTNAPTAEIVDETL; from the coding sequence ATGGGAAAATTTACGATCAGCAAAAGAAAAAACGATGAATATCAATTTAATCTGAAAGCCGAAAACGGTGAAATTATACTAACCAGTGAAGGTTACACTATAAAAGCAAACTGTCATAAAGGAATTGAATCTGTAAAAATCAATTCACAAGATGATTCAAGGTATGATAGAAGAGTTGCTGTAAATGATAAAAGCTATTTCGTTCTGAAAGCAAGAAACGGTGAAATCATTGGAAAAAGCCAATATTACAGTTCAAAATCGAGCATGGAAATCGGAATTTCTTCTGTAAAAACGAATGCTCCAACTGCAGAGATTGTTGATGAAACTCTTTAA
- a CDS encoding response regulator: MFKKILISEDHESINISVQKTLEDLKIDNFEYVYYCDDALSKAQKAIREKKPYDLLITDLYYEEDHHPQTLKDGRELISAIRKEQPDLKIIVFSAEHKSGIIDSLFNDYGINGYVRKARHDSKELKKAIASVYNNENYLSLDLKQDVKTLNNYEFTNYDITLVSLLSQGVLQKNIPVFLQNNNIKPNSLSSIEKKLNTLKEDLGISNNEQLVAFCKDLGII; the protein is encoded by the coding sequence ATGTTTAAAAAAATTTTAATTTCCGAAGATCACGAAAGTATCAATATTTCAGTGCAAAAAACTTTAGAAGATCTCAAAATTGATAATTTTGAGTACGTCTACTATTGTGATGATGCCTTATCAAAAGCTCAGAAAGCCATTCGCGAAAAAAAACCGTATGATTTGCTCATCACCGATCTTTATTATGAAGAAGACCATCATCCTCAAACATTAAAAGACGGTCGCGAGTTAATCTCAGCCATCCGAAAAGAGCAACCTGATTTAAAAATTATTGTTTTTTCCGCCGAACATAAATCCGGAATAATCGACTCGCTTTTTAATGATTATGGCATAAACGGCTATGTGCGAAAAGCAAGACACGATTCTAAAGAATTAAAAAAAGCAATTGCTTCCGTTTATAACAATGAAAATTATCTTTCCCTAGACCTTAAACAAGACGTAAAGACATTAAATAATTATGAGTTCACCAACTACGATATTACTTTAGTCTCACTACTTTCTCAAGGGGTTTTACAAAAAAACATTCCGGTATTTCTACAAAACAATAATATAAAACCCAACAGTTTGAGCAGTATTGAAAAGAAGCTCAATACCCTGAAAGAAGATTTGGGAATAAGCAATAATGAACAATTGGTTGCATTCTGCAAAGATTTAGGAATTATATAA
- a CDS encoding tetratricopeptide repeat-containing sensor histidine kinase → MKRLYLFSILYLIFSCKDVEKNETPLKTVINKNYVLAKEATNEEVAFKYYNSAKEEFLINKDSLMAGKSLVNMAIIMSNQGDYYGSQQVSIEANKILSPKKNENLEILSSNYNCLAIVSENLKQYDKAIEFYGKAIKLSNDTITKLAYFNNIGNSYLQKKEYFRALNHFKYILKSKKAKINKVDYARVINNYAKANYLINNNYNPIPLYEESYKIRKQEKDVSGQNYVLASFVEYYHNKDINKTRMYSNDRYRVTKQMKNPDDQLEVLQNLIIQNPNDYVKYFNEFTSLNDSLTLARNSAKNQFALIRFETEENKAQNLKLQKDISEKKYQIIKQQILNYSISILALIAGISGIIWYRKRKQRLLLESENKLKEQQLKTSKKVHDVVANGIYQVMTKIENQDDFNKEQALDELEFVYEKSRDISYENPDSHDEAFHEKISKLVASFKNEKINTFTVGNQKETWKDTTNSTQADVYQVIRELLVNMKKHSEASNVIFKFERINNQINIQYTDNGIGVSDELIFKNGLSNTVSRIENINGKITFETKTEKGLKINISFPVS, encoded by the coding sequence TTGAAACGACTTTATCTTTTTAGTATTCTTTATCTTATCTTCTCATGTAAAGATGTAGAAAAAAACGAAACTCCCCTAAAAACCGTAATTAATAAGAATTATGTTTTGGCTAAAGAGGCGACAAATGAAGAGGTTGCATTTAAATATTATAACTCTGCAAAAGAAGAGTTTTTAATTAATAAAGATTCATTAATGGCTGGAAAATCGTTAGTAAATATGGCAATTATTATGTCTAACCAAGGCGACTACTATGGAAGCCAACAAGTATCTATCGAAGCAAATAAAATTTTGTCTCCTAAAAAAAATGAAAATTTAGAAATACTCTCTTCAAACTATAACTGTTTAGCAATAGTATCTGAAAATTTAAAACAATATGATAAAGCTATAGAATTTTATGGTAAAGCAATTAAATTATCAAATGACACTATTACTAAATTAGCGTATTTTAATAATATTGGTAATTCATATTTACAAAAAAAAGAATATTTCAGAGCTTTAAATCATTTTAAATATATTCTTAAAAGTAAAAAAGCGAAAATTAATAAAGTTGATTATGCTCGTGTTATAAACAATTATGCAAAAGCAAATTACTTAATCAATAATAACTATAATCCCATACCACTCTATGAAGAGTCGTATAAGATAAGAAAACAAGAAAAAGATGTAAGTGGACAAAATTATGTCTTGGCAAGTTTTGTAGAATACTACCACAATAAGGATATTAATAAGACACGAATGTATTCGAATGATAGATATAGAGTGACAAAGCAAATGAAAAATCCTGACGATCAATTAGAAGTATTACAAAACTTAATAATTCAAAATCCTAATGATTATGTAAAATACTTTAACGAATTTACTTCACTTAATGACAGTCTCACATTAGCAAGAAATTCTGCAAAAAATCAATTTGCTTTAATTCGTTTTGAAACTGAAGAAAATAAAGCACAAAATTTAAAATTACAAAAAGATATTTCTGAAAAAAAATACCAGATTATTAAACAGCAAATTTTAAATTATAGTATTTCTATTTTAGCTTTAATTGCAGGAATTTCAGGAATAATTTGGTACAGAAAACGTAAACAAAGACTACTACTAGAATCTGAAAACAAATTAAAAGAACAACAGCTTAAAACATCCAAAAAAGTACACGACGTCGTTGCCAACGGAATTTATCAGGTGATGACAAAAATTGAAAATCAAGACGATTTCAATAAAGAACAGGCGCTTGATGAATTGGAATTTGTTTATGAAAAATCTAGAGATATCTCCTACGAAAATCCTGATTCTCACGATGAAGCTTTCCACGAAAAAATTTCAAAATTAGTCGCTTCTTTTAAAAATGAGAAAATCAATACATTCACCGTTGGAAATCAAAAAGAAACTTGGAAAGACACGACCAATTCCACTCAAGCTGACGTTTACCAAGTCATTCGTGAACTGTTGGTCAATATGAAAAAGCACAGTGAGGCAAGCAATGTTATTTTTAAGTTTGAAAGAATAAATAATCAAATTAATATTCAATACACAGATAACGGAATTGGGGTTTCTGATGAGTTAATTTTTAAAAATGGTCTATCAAATACGGTTTCCCGTATAGAAAACATCAACGGAAAAATTACTTTTGAAACCAAAACCGAAAAAGGGCTTAAGATTAACATATCATTTCCCGTTTCTTAA
- the msrA gene encoding peptide-methionine (S)-S-oxide reductase MsrA: MDKNNLQQITFGGGCFWCVESCFNILKGVESAVSGYSGGHKANPTYEEICTGETGHAEVVQITYDPAIISYEQLMDVFFFLHDPTQLNRQGNDIGTQYRSVIYYKDEAEKAKAEEAIKTSQESERWQGAYVTELTPFEKFWPAEQYHQGYYNENPTQPYCSAVVGPKIQKFKKYFGELGMLETDLL, from the coding sequence ATGGATAAAAATAATCTACAGCAGATCACTTTTGGTGGCGGATGCTTTTGGTGTGTAGAAAGCTGTTTTAATATTTTAAAAGGCGTAGAATCTGCAGTTTCAGGCTATTCTGGTGGCCATAAGGCAAATCCTACTTATGAAGAAATTTGTACAGGAGAAACCGGTCATGCTGAAGTGGTGCAGATTACGTATGATCCTGCAATTATTTCTTACGAACAATTAATGGATGTATTTTTCTTCCTTCACGACCCGACTCAATTGAACAGACAAGGAAATGACATCGGAACTCAGTATCGCTCAGTCATTTATTATAAAGACGAGGCTGAAAAAGCAAAGGCTGAAGAAGCGATTAAAACCTCTCAGGAATCAGAAAGATGGCAAGGAGCTTACGTTACAGAATTAACACCTTTTGAAAAATTCTGGCCAGCAGAACAATACCATCAGGGATATTATAATGAAAACCCGACACAGCCTTATTGCAGCGCAGTGGTAGGGCCAAAAATTCAGAAGTTCAAAAAATATTTCGGAGAATTAGGAATGCTGGAAACAGATTTACTATAA
- a CDS encoding ROK family protein, with product MSVVDLSKQVALGIDIGGTNTKFGLVNHRGQILTKGSLPTDQYGTPEEFVDALHEQIQPLIDEHCEGGIEGIGVGAPNANYYRGTIELAPNLPWRGIINFADLMTAKFNSPCKMTNDANAAALGEMMYGAARGMKDFIMITLGTGVGSGIVSGGNLIYGHDGFAGELGHTIVKPGGRKHWSTGSEGSLEAYASATGIAITAKKMRAEFPDSMLNQYPEESINSKTVHECALKEDPVAVEVFRYTGQKLGEALANFVMFSSPEAILLFGGVIKAGDFILKPAKLHMERNLLPIFRSKVRLVFSELDEADAAILGASALVWEK from the coding sequence ATGTCAGTAGTAGATTTGTCAAAACAGGTTGCATTAGGTATCGATATCGGTGGAACCAATACTAAGTTTGGTCTCGTCAATCACAGAGGTCAGATTTTAACCAAAGGCTCTTTGCCAACAGACCAATACGGTACACCAGAAGAATTTGTTGATGCTCTTCACGAGCAGATTCAGCCATTGATTGATGAACATTGTGAAGGTGGAATTGAAGGTATCGGTGTGGGAGCTCCCAACGCAAACTATTACAGAGGAACAATAGAACTCGCTCCCAATCTTCCTTGGAGAGGGATTATCAATTTTGCCGACTTAATGACTGCAAAATTTAATAGCCCTTGCAAAATGACCAACGATGCCAATGCAGCAGCTTTAGGTGAAATGATGTACGGTGCTGCAAGAGGGATGAAAGATTTTATCATGATTACTCTGGGAACAGGTGTAGGAAGCGGAATCGTTTCTGGCGGAAATTTAATTTACGGTCACGACGGTTTTGCAGGAGAATTGGGACACACCATTGTAAAGCCAGGTGGTAGAAAACACTGGAGCACAGGTTCTGAAGGAAGCTTAGAAGCTTATGCTTCGGCGACAGGAATTGCCATTACCGCAAAAAAAATGAGAGCAGAATTCCCGGATTCTATGCTTAATCAATACCCGGAAGAGTCTATCAATTCTAAAACCGTGCACGAATGTGCATTAAAAGAAGACCCTGTTGCGGTTGAGGTTTTCAGATATACCGGTCAGAAATTGGGTGAGGCTTTGGCCAACTTTGTCATGTTTTCTTCTCCTGAAGCGATTTTATTATTCGGTGGAGTAATAAAAGCTGGAGATTTCATTTTAAAACCTGCCAAACTTCATATGGAAAGAAATCTACTTCCTATTTTCAGAAGCAAAGTAAGATTGGTTTTCAGTGAACTGGATGAAGCAGATGCAGCCATTCTTGGTGCAAGTGCTTTGGTTTGGGAAAAATAA
- a CDS encoding PepSY-associated TM helix domain-containing protein: MKKKHHPKKKPSLFKKWTGKLHLWFGLSIGLIIFIVSITGTLFVFKDEVENFTRQDVIYHNEQNIAQKQILPIRVLEKMVDEQMKEKYKIHWVNVPIDKKMSYQFWWYEHNTEAWNYFDEFPIYKSAYVNPYTGKVLKVYDEKMGFFQIVKSIHWSFLLKQDWGKYVVGIPVIIFIIMLISGIILWWPKNKAARKQRFSFKWKNIKSWKRKNYDLHNILGFYASIFALIFSITGLFYAFLVVQMMIYFVFSGGNTVYPDFSHITTKAPIELRNETTLDKVISTTQAKYPDSYGFAIDLGHPHMDDHEHPNFSVFVKHLSYSYHKNSSLIFDENTGELLHTYNHEDKNFGEKTVAANYDIHVGSILGLPTKIIAFIVSLICASLPVTGFLIWWGRRKKAKKAI, translated from the coding sequence ATGAAGAAAAAACACCACCCTAAAAAGAAACCGAGTCTTTTCAAAAAATGGACAGGTAAACTGCATTTGTGGTTTGGTTTGTCTATCGGTCTGATTATATTTATTGTTTCCATCACCGGAACTTTGTTTGTATTCAAAGATGAGGTTGAAAATTTTACCCGTCAAGATGTTATCTATCACAACGAGCAAAATATTGCACAAAAACAGATTCTGCCGATTCGTGTTTTAGAAAAAATGGTAGATGAGCAGATGAAAGAAAAATACAAAATTCATTGGGTCAATGTACCGATAGACAAAAAAATGTCTTACCAGTTCTGGTGGTATGAGCACAACACTGAAGCCTGGAATTATTTTGATGAATTTCCTATCTACAAATCTGCATATGTAAACCCTTACACCGGAAAAGTTTTAAAGGTTTATGACGAAAAAATGGGCTTCTTTCAAATCGTAAAATCTATTCACTGGAGCTTTTTATTAAAACAAGACTGGGGAAAATATGTTGTCGGAATTCCCGTGATTATCTTCATCATTATGTTGATTTCTGGGATTATTTTGTGGTGGCCAAAAAATAAAGCCGCAAGAAAACAACGTTTTTCATTCAAATGGAAAAATATAAAAAGCTGGAAAAGGAAGAATTACGACCTTCATAATATCTTAGGCTTTTACGCCTCTATTTTTGCTTTAATCTTTTCGATTACCGGTTTGTTTTATGCCTTCCTTGTTGTTCAGATGATGATTTATTTTGTTTTTTCCGGAGGAAATACAGTGTATCCAGACTTTTCGCACATCACAACCAAAGCTCCGATAGAACTTAGAAACGAAACTACTTTAGATAAAGTTATTTCTACCACTCAAGCAAAATATCCAGACTCTTACGGATTTGCAATCGATTTGGGGCATCCACATATGGATGATCATGAGCATCCTAATTTCTCCGTTTTTGTAAAACACCTTTCTTATTCTTATCACAAAAACAGTAGTTTGATTTTTGATGAAAATACGGGTGAACTTTTACATACTTACAATCACGAAGACAAAAACTTTGGTGAAAAAACGGTTGCCGCCAATTATGATATTCACGTAGGATCTATTTTGGGGCTTCCAACCAAAATCATTGCATTTATTGTAAGTTTAATTTGTGCTTCACTTCCTGTAACCGGATTTTTAATCTGGTGGGGAAGAAGAAAAAAGGCAAAAAAAGCAATCTGA
- a CDS encoding TonB-dependent receptor: MKKALLSVACLSTIAVFAQEKDSLKVKNVDEVVLTASRKKESIKEIPSSITIVSEKQIQSQLTVNSDISNILQYTVPSLGPSSGQTSNSGQTLRGRQVLVLIDGIPQSTPLRNGARDIKSIDPSAIERIEVIKGASSIYGNGADGGIINYITKRNKTDKKISGISQVGITGQPYGGTLGFRANQLLSGKIKKFDYVASLAYERTGDAKDGDGVLLSPTYSTAQMNNYNALLKLGYDINDDQRIEVSYMGYASKSDLNLGIKTGKYGVTPTIGEGEGKSLETTPQGTPRNHNYRINYDNKNLFWGSTALNVNAYMQDFRTVYGYSDTFFGGGQSNIISKKMGARINFDTQLWSATNSQAEVIYGLDLLNDKTVQKLEDGRYWTPDMDMINTAPFLLLKIDLLKKLTIKGGLRYENMTVNVGDFNTLSSVKSDGTFTKSIFVTGGDLKYNALVGNIGLRYNINNQINLFGSFSQSYSINEIGRILRTSTQSSLAQIEAKPIIVNNYEFGATGQISNWLNYEVTSYVSTSKLGASFVQGADRAFTIQRSPEVVYGVEGFLHFTPARWINFGGSYSWLEGITSLKDDGDYSAKVNNSRIAAPKVLAYVQVKPTQSLSLGLDMLHSFEQDRFSPNSKTGLYAYGEGRVPEYTIINFKSNYEIDKNWKLSLGIENLFNTTYQPAIAWWNARDSEFVNALGMRGTFMVEYRF; encoded by the coding sequence ATGAAAAAGGCTCTTTTATCAGTAGCTTGCCTTAGCACAATCGCTGTTTTTGCACAGGAAAAAGACAGTTTAAAAGTAAAAAATGTAGATGAAGTGGTACTTACAGCTTCCCGAAAAAAGGAAAGCATCAAAGAAATACCTAGCTCTATTACAATTGTTAGCGAAAAACAGATTCAGTCGCAATTGACTGTTAATTCAGACATTTCTAATATCCTACAATATACCGTACCAAGTTTAGGACCAAGCTCTGGGCAGACTTCTAATTCGGGGCAAACCTTGAGAGGTCGACAGGTTTTGGTACTTATAGACGGTATTCCTCAATCTACTCCGCTTAGAAACGGTGCAAGAGACATCAAATCTATCGATCCTTCGGCAATAGAAAGAATTGAAGTTATAAAAGGAGCCTCATCAATCTACGGAAATGGTGCTGATGGTGGTATCATCAATTATATCACTAAAAGAAATAAAACAGATAAAAAAATATCGGGAATTTCTCAGGTCGGTATTACCGGGCAGCCTTACGGTGGAACTTTAGGCTTCAGAGCAAACCAGCTTTTATCTGGTAAAATCAAAAAATTCGATTATGTAGCTTCTTTGGCGTATGAAAGAACCGGTGATGCAAAAGATGGTGATGGCGTATTGCTAAGCCCCACTTACAGCACAGCACAAATGAATAATTACAATGCATTGCTGAAATTGGGTTATGATATTAATGATGACCAAAGAATTGAAGTTTCTTACATGGGTTATGCCTCAAAATCTGATTTAAATTTAGGTATAAAAACCGGAAAATACGGCGTTACACCAACCATCGGTGAAGGTGAAGGTAAAAGCTTAGAAACTACTCCGCAAGGAACTCCGCGAAATCATAATTACAGAATAAACTACGACAACAAAAATCTTTTTTGGGGTTCTACTGCATTGAATGTTAATGCTTATATGCAGGATTTCAGAACAGTTTACGGGTATAGCGATACCTTTTTCGGAGGCGGACAATCGAATATTATTTCTAAAAAAATGGGCGCCAGAATCAATTTTGATACCCAACTTTGGTCTGCCACAAATTCTCAGGCTGAAGTAATCTATGGTCTGGATTTACTCAACGATAAAACCGTACAAAAGCTTGAAGACGGAAGATACTGGACACCGGATATGGATATGATCAATACCGCACCTTTCCTTTTATTAAAAATTGATTTACTGAAAAAATTAACGATAAAAGGAGGCTTGAGATACGAAAATATGACAGTAAATGTAGGAGATTTCAACACACTTTCTTCAGTAAAAAGTGACGGAACCTTCACTAAAAGTATTTTTGTAACCGGAGGAGATTTAAAATACAATGCCTTGGTTGGGAATATTGGTCTTCGTTATAATATTAACAATCAAATCAACCTTTTCGGAAGCTTCTCTCAATCTTACTCTATCAACGAGATTGGAAGAATTTTAAGAACCTCTACACAAAGCAGTCTAGCCCAAATAGAAGCCAAACCAATTATTGTAAACAATTATGAATTTGGCGCTACCGGACAGATTTCGAATTGGTTAAATTATGAAGTAACATCTTACGTAAGTACCTCAAAATTGGGAGCGTCTTTTGTACAAGGTGCAGACAGAGCTTTTACGATTCAAAGGTCTCCTGAAGTGGTGTATGGTGTTGAAGGATTCTTACATTTTACACCTGCAAGATGGATCAACTTCGGTGGAAGTTATAGCTGGTTAGAAGGGATTACTTCGCTTAAAGACGATGGTGATTACTCTGCAAAAGTAAACAACAGCAGAATTGCGGCACCAAAAGTTTTGGCCTATGTTCAGGTAAAACCTACCCAATCTCTTTCTTTAGGTCTTGATATGCTTCATTCTTTTGAGCAAGACAGATTCAGCCCTAACTCAAAAACAGGTCTGTATGCTTATGGCGAAGGAAGAGTTCCGGAATACACGATTATTAATTTTAAATCAAATTACGAGATCGATAAAAACTGGAAGCTTTCTTTAGGAATAGAAAACCTATTCAATACTACTTATCAGCCTGCAATTGCATGGTGGAATGCCAGAGATTCTGAATTTGTAAATGCTTTGGGAATGAGAGGAACCTTCATGGTCGAATATAGATTTTAA
- a CDS encoding PepSY-associated TM helix domain-containing protein, whose translation MKKKHHHHKKKPSVYKKWAAKLHLWFGLSVGLIVFIVSLSGTMYVFKDEIQNQFRKEAIYVKAETENKKPLSIEVLKEKISLELNEKYPVSAVEIPLDKNKSYKFTFYEKDKKAWNYFDEVKINKLIYVNQYNGTILGIYNEKYDLFPILKSIHWSLLLKSDWGKYVVGIPVVLFIIMLITGIILWWPKNKKMRKGRFSFDWKNVKTWKRKNYDLHNVLGFYASFIALLLSLSGLYFAYPWLKNSFNFALSGSLELPKEKAIQSPDSLLTKNNSVFDLTILQTQKVYSQSSSFRIPLNGKNKKGKELENIPVTVYGQDGRYSERNQLFYDKYSGKLLLNKPHQKLTNAEKYANANYDIHVGSYFGIFGKILWFITGLICTSLPITGFLVWWGKRKKQGKKTL comes from the coding sequence ATGAAAAAAAAGCATCATCATCATAAAAAGAAACCGAGTGTCTATAAAAAATGGGCAGCCAAATTACACTTATGGTTTGGCTTATCTGTAGGCCTCATTGTTTTCATTGTTTCATTATCGGGAACGATGTATGTTTTTAAAGATGAAATTCAGAATCAGTTTAGAAAAGAAGCCATTTATGTAAAAGCAGAAACGGAAAATAAAAAACCTCTTTCTATTGAAGTTTTAAAAGAAAAAATTTCTTTGGAACTCAATGAAAAATATCCGGTAAGCGCAGTTGAAATACCTTTAGATAAAAACAAATCTTACAAATTTACTTTTTACGAGAAAGACAAAAAGGCGTGGAATTATTTTGATGAAGTAAAAATCAATAAACTCATCTATGTTAATCAGTACAACGGTACTATTTTAGGAATTTATAACGAAAAATATGACCTCTTCCCTATCTTGAAGTCAATCCACTGGAGTTTACTTTTAAAATCAGATTGGGGGAAATATGTGGTCGGAATTCCGGTTGTTTTGTTTATCATCATGCTTATTACAGGGATTATTCTTTGGTGGCCAAAAAACAAAAAAATGCGGAAAGGTCGTTTTTCATTCGACTGGAAAAATGTAAAAACCTGGAAACGCAAAAATTATGACCTTCACAATGTGTTAGGATTTTATGCTTCGTTTATTGCTTTATTATTAAGCCTTTCGGGATTATATTTTGCTTACCCTTGGCTGAAAAACTCATTTAATTTTGCATTATCAGGTAGCTTAGAACTTCCAAAAGAAAAGGCTATACAATCACCAGATTCACTTTTAACAAAAAACAACTCGGTTTTTGATCTTACGATTCTTCAAACTCAAAAAGTATACAGCCAGTCTTCAAGTTTCAGAATTCCATTAAACGGAAAAAACAAAAAAGGAAAAGAGCTGGAAAACATTCCGGTTACTGTATATGGTCAAGACGGCAGATATAGCGAAAGAAACCAACTTTTCTACGATAAATATTCGGGAAAACTATTATTGAACAAACCTCATCAGAAACTAACGAATGCTGAGAAATACGCCAATGCCAATTATGACATTCATGTAGGATCATATTTCGGGATTTTCGGCAAAATCTTATGGTTTATCACAGGATTAATTTGCACTTCATTACCGATAACCGGTTTTTTGGTATGGTGGGGAAAACGTAAAAAACAAGGAAAGAAAACATTATGA